In Chrysiogenia bacterium, a genomic segment contains:
- a CDS encoding glycosyltransferase family 4 protein, producing the protein MAEQRPRVLVLLKTLGVGGAEMLVLQSARLWDSKSFDYRLAYLGGPDELTEKFSDEGIAPIRLSPGASANDPRAALALRRYLRERGVELIHAHLAQPALTAHYARRGLGTRLVATNHCIEASMREATRWIAHAAWPRADAVIAVGDAVAAETKNANTRVLANGVELARFSGAEPAELGVPTEAAVVLVLANLLEVKRPLEILGVFERACGHAGSGAHLVFAGDGPLRTALERAREKSPHRDHIHILGRRNDVPALVTRADVVMLLSRAEGLPMSLLEAAAAGTALLATKVASIGSLIKDGETGLLAGNDEEAAAQLARLLSDRALRERLGKAAQKFVAEHFNLETNVRATEALYREVLGGAA; encoded by the coding sequence GTGGCTGAGCAGCGCCCACGCGTGCTGGTGCTGCTCAAGACCCTCGGCGTCGGCGGCGCCGAGATGCTCGTCCTCCAGAGCGCGCGCCTTTGGGACAGCAAGAGCTTCGACTACCGCCTCGCCTATCTGGGCGGCCCCGACGAGCTGACCGAAAAGTTCAGCGACGAGGGGATCGCTCCCATTCGCCTGAGCCCGGGCGCAAGCGCCAACGATCCGCGCGCGGCTCTGGCGCTGCGGCGCTACCTGCGAGAGCGCGGCGTCGAGCTCATTCACGCACACCTGGCGCAGCCGGCGCTGACCGCCCACTACGCGCGGCGCGGCCTGGGGACAAGGCTCGTCGCGACCAACCATTGCATCGAGGCCTCCATGCGCGAGGCCACCCGCTGGATCGCCCATGCCGCGTGGCCGCGCGCCGACGCCGTGATCGCCGTCGGCGACGCCGTCGCCGCCGAGACGAAGAACGCGAACACCCGCGTGCTCGCAAACGGCGTGGAGCTCGCGCGCTTTTCCGGCGCGGAGCCCGCGGAGCTGGGAGTCCCGACAGAGGCGGCGGTGGTGCTCGTGCTGGCGAATCTTCTGGAAGTGAAACGACCGCTGGAAATTCTCGGGGTTTTCGAGCGCGCGTGCGGGCATGCCGGAAGCGGAGCACATCTCGTCTTCGCCGGGGACGGTCCGCTGCGCACCGCGCTCGAGCGCGCGCGAGAGAAGAGCCCCCACAGGGACCACATCCACATTCTCGGGCGCAGAAACGATGTTCCCGCGCTCGTCACGCGCGCGGATGTGGTGATGTTGCTTTCGCGGGCCGAGGGCCTGCCCATGTCGCTGCTGGAAGCCGCCGCCGCGGGCACGGCGCTTCTTGCGACGAAGGTCGCGTCCATTGGAAGCCTCATCAAAGACGGGGAGACCGGCCTGCTTGCCGGCAATGACGAGGAAGCGGCGGCGCAACTCGCGCGCCTGCTCTCCGACAGGGCGCTGCGCGAGAGACTGGGCAAAGCCGCGCAGAAGTTCGTCGCAGAGCACTTCAACCTGGAGACCAATGTGCGCGCCACCGAAGCGCTCTACCGCGAAGTTCTGGGCGGGGCCGCCTGA
- the asnB gene encoding asparagine synthase (glutamine-hydrolyzing): MCGIAGLLVPGESPELFEKRARAAAERLVHRGPDEDGFHFEDSLALAHRRLIVIDKEGGAQPFQDSRGRVVAVYNGELYNHHELRAQLEAAGEHFETRSDTEVFVKAFAHWGSDAFAKFDGMFAAALWATKERRLTLVRDASGEKPLFYFERPTGREGVAFSSEVFSLLALLDQVPPVDPVGLWSYLTLGYARAPRILQGVEQVEPAGYAVFEGGRLTEKSNYWRASPAPTKIKEADALPLIRERIHHATASRLESDVPLGAFLSGGVDSTILVHEMRRAGVEDLSTFSIGFSDGVGYDESPWARRAAEAFNTKHFEKIVTGDEALMDAVLDALDEPMADSSAIAVHALAAHAREHITVALGGDGGDEVFCGYERFAGIAMTERVPGFALAAMKPFAGLVPDTGGYGNRGGRLRRLLADATRPAMERLLRWQSLAPAEVALGLLSKKHRAACTSFPWPIFGTPTSDSPVHEALRINFESYLPDDLLVKTDRMTMAHSLELRAPFLSREVVELGHALPAKGLTRGLSLKIWMRKAYAGIIEDEILNRRKHGFGVPFHEWIRGPLREWAAARLLNEENPLYAHLDFAAVRALWEAHQSRALDAGQRIYGLLVLSRWLERIQGA; encoded by the coding sequence ATGTGCGGAATCGCCGGACTGCTGGTGCCCGGGGAGAGCCCGGAGCTGTTCGAGAAGCGCGCGCGCGCCGCGGCGGAGCGGCTCGTCCACCGCGGCCCCGACGAGGACGGCTTTCACTTCGAGGATTCCCTCGCGCTCGCCCACCGGCGCCTCATCGTCATCGACAAGGAAGGCGGCGCGCAGCCTTTTCAAGATTCACGCGGCCGCGTCGTCGCTGTCTACAACGGCGAGCTCTACAACCACCACGAACTGCGCGCGCAACTGGAAGCCGCGGGCGAGCATTTCGAGACGCGCTCGGACACCGAGGTCTTTGTAAAAGCCTTCGCCCACTGGGGAAGCGATGCCTTTGCGAAGTTCGACGGCATGTTCGCCGCCGCGCTCTGGGCGACAAAAGAGCGCCGCCTGACGCTGGTTCGCGACGCATCGGGTGAGAAACCGCTCTTCTACTTTGAGCGCCCCACCGGCCGCGAGGGCGTCGCCTTTTCCAGTGAGGTGTTCTCGCTGCTGGCGCTGCTCGATCAGGTGCCACCGGTCGATCCGGTCGGACTGTGGTCCTATCTCACGCTGGGATACGCCCGCGCGCCGCGCATTCTCCAGGGCGTGGAGCAGGTAGAGCCCGCGGGTTACGCCGTCTTTGAGGGCGGCAGGCTCACCGAGAAATCGAACTACTGGCGCGCATCGCCGGCCCCCACGAAAATCAAGGAAGCCGACGCGCTGCCGCTCATTCGCGAGCGTATCCACCATGCGACCGCTTCGCGACTCGAATCCGACGTGCCGCTCGGGGCGTTTCTCTCGGGCGGCGTGGATTCCACGATTCTCGTTCACGAGATGCGCCGCGCGGGAGTGGAGGACCTCTCGACCTTCTCCATCGGCTTCAGCGACGGCGTTGGTTACGACGAGAGCCCCTGGGCCCGCCGCGCCGCCGAGGCATTCAACACCAAGCATTTTGAGAAGATCGTCACCGGCGATGAAGCGCTGATGGACGCGGTGCTGGATGCGCTCGACGAACCCATGGCTGATTCCTCCGCCATTGCGGTTCACGCGCTGGCCGCCCATGCAAGAGAACACATCACCGTTGCGCTCGGCGGCGACGGCGGCGACGAGGTCTTCTGCGGCTACGAGCGCTTTGCCGGCATCGCCATGACCGAGCGCGTGCCCGGCTTCGCGCTCGCCGCCATGAAACCCTTCGCGGGTCTCGTTCCCGATACCGGTGGTTATGGGAACCGCGGCGGGCGGCTTCGCCGCCTGCTGGCAGACGCCACCCGCCCGGCGATGGAACGCCTGCTGCGCTGGCAGTCGCTGGCCCCGGCCGAGGTGGCGCTCGGCCTGCTGAGCAAGAAACACCGCGCCGCCTGCACAAGCTTTCCCTGGCCGATTTTCGGCACGCCGACGAGCGACTCGCCCGTGCACGAAGCCCTCCGCATCAACTTCGAGAGCTACTTGCCCGATGACCTGCTCGTAAAGACCGACCGGATGACCATGGCCCACAGCCTGGAGCTGCGCGCGCCGTTTCTCTCGCGCGAGGTCGTCGAGCTGGGACACGCACTCCCGGCGAAGGGGCTCACGCGAGGACTCTCCCTGAAGATCTGGATGCGCAAGGCCTACGCCGGCATCATCGAGGATGAGATTTTGAACCGCCGCAAGCACGGATTCGGCGTCCCTTTTCACGAGTGGATCCGCGGCCCGCTTCGCGAATGGGCCGCCGCGCGGCTTCTCAACGAGGAAAATCCGCTCTATGCGCACCTCGACTTTGCCGCCGTGCGCGCCCTGTGGGAGGCGCACCAGAGCCGCGCCCTCGACGCGGGCCAGCGCATCTACGGCCTGCTCGTGCTCTCGCGCTGGCTTGAGCGCATCCAGGGCGCGTAG
- a CDS encoding glycosyltransferase, whose product MADKPLKIVRIMDRLNVGGPAVHAVLTSEGLSSEKTGGRVDTLLIHGHVTDDEEEMSHLFEGRPGLRRHVLPTLSRPISPLKDLRAFLSILWILLRDRPDVVHTHKSKAGALGRIAAWIARVPVRVHTFHGQVFEGYFSEGASENIVRVERFLSTLSHGVLAISPALREELERDYRIAHPDKLRVVPLGLDLEALANPTEKRRLQRELGLSQNLPAVGIVGRLVPIKNQALFLRAAAKVATRVPDLQVFVVG is encoded by the coding sequence ATGGCGGACAAACCCCTCAAGATCGTGCGCATCATGGACCGCCTCAACGTGGGCGGCCCGGCGGTGCATGCGGTGCTCACCAGCGAGGGGCTCTCTTCGGAAAAGACCGGCGGGCGCGTCGATACGCTCCTCATTCACGGCCACGTCACCGACGACGAGGAAGAGATGAGCCATCTGTTCGAGGGCCGTCCGGGCCTTCGGCGCCATGTGCTGCCGACGCTCTCGCGCCCGATCTCACCGCTCAAGGACCTGCGTGCGTTTCTCTCCATTCTCTGGATTCTGCTGCGTGATCGCCCCGATGTCGTGCACACCCACAAGTCCAAGGCTGGCGCGCTGGGACGTATCGCCGCGTGGATCGCCCGCGTGCCCGTCCGGGTGCACACCTTCCATGGGCAGGTCTTCGAGGGCTACTTCAGCGAGGGGGCATCGGAGAACATCGTGCGCGTCGAGCGATTTTTGAGCACGCTCTCCCACGGCGTGCTGGCGATCTCTCCCGCGCTGCGCGAGGAGCTCGAACGCGACTACCGTATCGCGCATCCGGACAAGCTCCGCGTCGTGCCGCTTGGACTCGACCTCGAAGCGCTCGCAAACCCGACAGAGAAGCGCCGCCTGCAACGCGAGCTGGGGCTTTCACAAAACCTTCCTGCCGTCGGAATCGTCGGGCGGCTGGTGCCCATCAAGAATCAGGCGCTGTTTCTGCGCGCGGCGGCGAAGGTTGCAACGCGCGTTCCCGATTTGCAGGTCTTCGTCGTGGGCG